In Chionomys nivalis chromosome 24, mChiNiv1.1, whole genome shotgun sequence, one genomic interval encodes:
- the Exosc9 gene encoding exosome complex component RRP45 produces MKETPLSNCERRFLLRAIEEKKRLDGRQTYDYRNIRITFGTDYGCCIVELGKTRVLGQVSCELVSPKLNRATEGILFFNLELSQMAAPAFEPGRQSDLLVKLNRLLERCLRNSKCIDTESLCVVAGEKVWQIRVDLHLLNHDGNIIDAASIAAIVALCHFRRPDVSVQGEEVTLYTPEERDPVPLSIHHMPICVSFAFFQQGTYLLVDPSEREERVMDGLLVIAMNKHREICTIQSSGGIMLLPDQVLRCSKIAGVKVAEVTELIQKALENDRKVRKEGGKFGFAESIANQRITAFKMEKASVDTSNIEEKAEEIIAEAEPPPEVVSKPVLWTPGTAQIGDGIENSWGDLEDSEKEEEEEEEGGTDEAVILDDTKMDTGGISDIGSQGVPIVLSDSEEEEMIILEPDKKPKKIRAQTASAKEKAPSKSQVKRRKKKRAAN; encoded by the exons ATGAAGGAAACGCCGCTCTCCAACTGCGAGCGCCGCTTCCTGCTCCGTGCCATTGAGGAGAAGAAG CGGCTGGACGGCAGACAAACCTATGATTACAGGAACATCAGGATCACATTCGGAACAGATTATGGATGCTGTATTGTAGAACTTGGGAAAACAAG agTCCTTGGACAGGTTTCCTGTGAACTTGTTTCTCCAAAACTCAATAGGGCAACAGAAGGTATTCTGTTTTTTAACCTTGAACTTTCTCAGATGGCTGCTCCAGCTTTTGAACCTGGCAG GCAATCAGATCTCTTGGTGAAGCTGAATCGACTCTTGGAAAGGTGTCTAAGAAATTCAAAGTGTATAGACACTGAATCTCTCTGTGTTGTCGCTGGTGAAAAG GTTTGGCAGATCCGTGTAGACCTCCATTTATTAAATCATGATGGAAATATTATTGATGCTGCCAGCATCGCCGCGATCGTAGCCTTGTGTCACTTCCGCAGACCCGATGTCTCTGTCCAGGGAGAGGAAGTGACGCTG TACACCCCTGAAGAGCGCGACCCTGTGCCGCTGAGCATCCACCACATGCCCATCTGTGTGAGCTTTGCTTTCTTCCAGCAAGG AACATATTTATTAGTGGACCCCAGTGAGCGAGAAGAACGAGTCATGGACGGCTTGCTGGTGATCGCCATGAATAAGCATCGAGAGATCTGTACTATTCAGTCTAGTGGTGGGATAATGCTGCTCCCAGACCAG GTTTTGAGATGCAGTAAAATAGCTGGTGTGAAAGTGGCAGAAGTTACAGAGCTGATACAGAAAGCTTTGGAAAACGACCGGAAAGTTAG GAAAGAAGGGGGGAAGTTTGGCTTTGCAGAGTCTATAGCCAATCAAAGGATCACAGCATTTAAAATGGAGAAGGCCTCTGTTGATACCTCCAACATagaggagaaagcagaagaaattaTTGCTGAAGCTGAACCTCCTCCAGAAGT TGTTTCCAAACCTGTACTGTGGACTCCTGGTACTGCTCAGATAGGAGATGGAATAGAAAACTCTTGGGGTGACCTTGAAGattctgagaaggaggaggaggaggaggaggagggtggcaCTGATGAAGCTGTCATTCTTGATGATACAAAGATGGACACTGGAGGAATTTCTGATATTGGAAGCCAAG GTGTCCCTATAGTGCTGTCAGATagtgaagaagaagaaatgatcaTTTTGGAACCAGACAAGAAGCCAAAGAAAATAAG AGCGCAGACCGCCAGTGCAAAGGAAAAGGCCCCGAGTAAAAGTCAagtgaaaaggaggaaaaagaagagagctGCTAATTAA
- the Ccna2 gene encoding cyclin-A2, which translates to MPGSSRSSAREAGSALLSLQQEDQENVNPEKVAPAQQPRAQIALKAGNARGNAPQQRFKTRRVAPLKDLSVNDEHVAVGPSWKANSKQPAFTIHVDEEETQKRPAEHKETQCEDALAFNAAVSLPGARKPLVPLDYPMDGSFESPHAMDMSIVLEDEKPPSVNEVPDYHEDIHTYLREMEVKCKPKVGYMKKQPDITNSMRAILVDWLVEVGEEYKLQNETLHLAVNYIDRFLSSMSVLRGKLQLVGTAAMLLASKFEEIYPPEVAEFVYITDDTYSKKQVLRMEHLVLKVLAFDLAAPTVNQFLTQYFLHQQPANCKVESLAMFLGELSLIDADPYLKYLPSLIAGAAFHLALYTVTGQSWPESLVQKTGYTLESLKPCLMDLYQTYLRAPQHAQQSIREKYKHSKYHGVSLLNPPETLNV; encoded by the exons ATGCCGGGCAGCTCGAGATCGTCGGCTCGCGAGGCGGGCTCGGCCCTGCTCTCGCTGCAGCAGGAAGACCAGGAGAATGTCAACCCCGAGAAGGTGGCGCCAGCCCAGCAGCCGCGGGCGCAGATAGCGCTGAAGGCCGGGAACGCGCGGGGAAACGCGCCGCAGCAGAGATTCAAGACTCGGCGG GTTGCACCTCTTAAGGACCTTTCTGTAAACGATGAACACGTCGCTGTTGGTCCTTCATGGAAAGCAAACAGTAAACAGCCTGCCTTTACTATTCATGTGGATGAAGAAGAGACCCAGAAGAGGCCAGCTGAGCATAAAGAAACACAGTGTGAAGATGCCCTGGCTTTTAATGCAGCTGTCTCTTTACCTGGAGCCAGAAAACCGCTGGTGCCGCTTGATTATCCAATGGATGGTAGTTTTG AATCCCCACATGCTATGGACATGTCTATTGTCTTGGAAGACGAAAAGCCACCGAGTGTTAATGAAGTACCCGACTACCATGAAGATATTCACACATACCTTAGGGAAATGGAG GTTAAATGTAAACCTAAAGTGGGCTATATGAAGAAGCAGCCAGACATCACTAACAGTATGCGGGCCATCCTTGTGGACTGGCTAGTTGAAGTGGGAGAAGAATATAAattacagaatgagaccctgcaTTTGGCCGTGAACTACATTGACCGGTTCCTCTCTTCCATGTCTGTGTTAAGAGGGAAGCTTCAGCTTGTAGGCACTGCTGCTATGCTGCTAGCTTC aaaatttgaagaaatataCCCCCCAGAAGTAGCAGAGTTTGTGTATATTACAGACGATACCTATTCCAAGAAGCAGGTTCTGAGAATGGAGCACCTCGTATTGAAAGTCCTTGCTTTTGACTTAGCTGCTCCAACAGTAAATCAGTTTCTTACCCAATACTTTCTGCACCAGCAGCCTGCAAACTGCAAAGTTGAAAGCTTAGCAATG TTTTTGGGAGAATTAAGTTTGATAGATGCTGACCCATACCTAAAGTACTTGCCATCACTTATTGCTGGAGCTGCCTTTCATTTAGCACTCTATACCGTCACAGGACAAAGCTGG CCTGAATCATTGGTACAAAAGACTGGATATACCCTGGAAAGTCTTAAGCCTTGTCTCATGGATCTTTACCAGACCTACCTCAGAGCACCACAGCATGCCCAACAGTCGATAAGGGAAAAGTACAAGCACTCCAA GTATCATGGTGTTTCTCTTCTCAACCCACCAGAGACACTAAATGTGTAA